The Thermodesulfobacteriota bacterium sequence GCCGACGAGGTGCAGGGGCGAGGTCTCCTCGCCGTGGTGCTGGAGCCAGCCCTCCAGCCCGGTGAGATTGGTCAGGGTGTTGGCGTCGAGCACCACGGCGGTGCCGCTCGACGGCTGGGCAGGGGAAAGGCTGGCGATAAGGTTGTCCCGGTAGGCGGGCCGGTTGTAGGCGGCAAAGATGAGGGCGAAGCGGCCAGCCGATCCTTCCAGGAGCCGTTTCAGGCGGATGAGGTCGCCGGCATGTCCCGGCTCCGGCGACCAGGCGGGCGCCGCGCCGACGGCCTTGTCCGGCGCGTTCACGGCGTGCCGCTGCCCTGGGCGTGCAGGTAGGCGGGCAGGGTGCGGACCAGGGGATGGGAGCGCCACCAGAAGCTGTTGTACTCCAGCAAGGCGCCGTAGTAGAGCAGCGCCCCCACCCGCTCCCGCTCCTGCGCCGACAGGCGGGAGGGATCATCGAGGCTGTCGACGCGTTGCAGGAGGGCAAAATCCTCGGCCGCCAGCTGGTAGCGGTAGTCGGTGGCATAACGCTGCACCGCCTTCTCGGCGGCCCGCCGGTCAAACCGCTCGCCCTCTGCCTCGGTGTACGAGTAGCTCAGAAGGCGCAGCAGGTGGCGGGGGTTGCCGCCAGAGTAGCGGATCAGGTAGTCGAGGGTGGCGTCGTCGTCGAAGAGCGCCCGCTCCACCCGGGCCAGGATCAGCCGGCGCATGGCCTCGTAGCCCGCCGGGCTCGGCTGGGCGTCGGCAAGATCCGTCTTCTCGCTCAGCTTGATCATGGGCAGGTGGAAGAGGTCGGTATAGATGTTGGGCAGAAAAGAGCGCTGGTCGAACACCAGCGAGATGGGCGCGCAGTACACAAAGACGGAATCGATCAACTGCAGCTGGTGGATATCCTCGATGAAGAAGGCCTTGCCATCCTCCCGGGAGAGACGGTCGGTGCCGTCGACGATGAAGAGCACCCGGCGGCCGGAATCGATCTGGCCGATGGCGCTGTCCGCGGCCACGATCAGCTGGTTGAAGGCCCGGGCGAAGTCGGCGAAGCTGTTCTTCACCACGGTGCGCAGCTCCTGCTTGTACGTGGAATTGACCTTGAAAGAGGTGGTGAGCCGGGCGAAAACGTGACCCAGAAACGGGATGCCGGTGCGGCCCTCGGCTCCGGTCCGGATCTCCGCCGCCAGTTCCCGGGTCTGGTCGTGCTTCTCCACCCGCTCAGCGAACCAGGTCTCCAGGTTGTGGAGGAAGATGGGATCCACCTGCCAGCCGTCCCGCTCCAGGACCGCCAGAAGCTCGGCGGCCAGGGCGAAGAGGACGTCGGGGTAGGACAGGTTGTGGGGGTCCAGCCGCTGCAGGGTGTCCAGCATGATGACCGAAAAGCCATCCGGCCGGTGCAGCTCCCTGGCCAGCCGCCGCAGCTCTGTGCTCTTGCCGCAGCCGACGTGGCCGGTGTAGAGAAAGTAGCTTCCCCCCTGCCCTGCCCCCTCCCCTCGCCACGCCATGAGGGCGCGGATCATCTTCTGCCGGTTGAAGTCGCCGCGAGCGGCGCTGGTATCCACGAAGCGCGGGTCGTCGCTGGCCAGGGCCTGGTCGAAGCGGAGCTGCTGGTAGGCGGCGGTGAGGGTGCGGGCTGGTGTGGGCGATGGCATCGGAGGCAAGAATTCCGGGTGGGGGTTGGGAGGAACGGAGGACGCGGGGACGGCAAGAGTCTGGATCGGCCGGATCCGTCTTGTCCCTTCGTATACCTTTCGGGAGAGTAGGCGTCAAGCTTGGGCCGGAGGGATCAGAAGTGGCACCCCTTCCGGCCAACGGCGCCTGCAGGCGACAGTCGAAAGAAACGACAGCAGGGGGAGGGAAACGGGGGCCAGTCTGGCGGCCGAACCGCTCTGGGCAGGGGCGGCAGCGGTCAGGCCTTGCTGATGGCCTCCTGGAGCTGGCGCACGTTGGCAAGCCCGCCGGCATTGCCAATCTTGGCATAAGCCAACCCTGCCTTCCGCAGAACCGCCAAGGCCTCGTCCTTGTGGCCGGCCGCGGCAAAGACCTCGGCCAGGAGTTGACCGATGGCGCCTATGTAGTCAGGCCGGCCGAGCTTTTGGCTGATCGCGAAGGCCTGGAAGAGATCCTCACAGATCTGCTGCATGCCACCGGCCTCGTGGTCCCCCCGCTGCAGGCGCAGCAGGGCTGTGGCGTACTTGATATGGGCGATTTGGTCGATGTCGCCCAGTTGTTCCGCCACCGGCAAACGCGCCGCGTGCAAGGCCAGGGCTTCATCGAGCTGGTCGCGGGCGTGGAGGATGTCGGCCTCTCTCCCCCGGGCGATGGCCGCGTCCCTCTCGGCGCCCGCAGCCTGGAACAGGGCGGCGGCGGGGTGACGAGCACGGCCTGCAGGCCGGGGTTGCCCTCGGCCGCGGCCAGGGCCCGGCGGATGAGGTCCTCCGCCGGTTTGACAATCTCCTTTTTCTTCTTCTCGGCTTCCTTCTTCTCAGCCCGCACGGCGGCCCGGAGCTGCTTCTCCCGTTCGCCCTCGGGCATGGGCTGCAAGGGGATGGGCACCAGGCCCGCAGCCAAGTCGTTCCCCCGGCCGTCAGTCAGGGTGAAGCGGTAGCGGCTGGTGACCAGGAGGTGAGAGCGGCTCCGGGATCTGGTCTTGGCAAAGGCCCGGAGCACGGCGGCGAGAGTGGGCCGGAATCGCGCCCGCACCAGGCTCGGCTGGTCGGACTGCCGGGGCGTCTCCAGGATCTGCTCCAGGTCGTCGATGATGAGGAGCACCGGGTGCTCCTGCAAGGGGCCGGTGAGAAGATCCTCCAGGGCGTCAGCCAGGACCGCGGCATCGTCCACCAGCGCCTGGCGCCAGGTCTTCCGGATCCCGGCCCGCTCCCGGGCCGGCACGGCCTCCAGCAGCCGGTCGAAGATGGTGAGGCCATCGTAGGCCCGGAACACCACCACGGGGGCATGGCTGGTGAGCCGGCTGGGGATGCGGGCCGCCAGGCTCGATTTGCCCAGATTGCCCATGCCATGGATGAGGGCGCCGGCAGCACCGTCCCGGAAGGCCCGGAGAATGTCCTGGGCCTGGCGCCGGCGGCCGACGAACTCCCAGCGCTTGGCCACCGGCACCTCGTGGCGCATGCTGTCCAGGAACTGCTCCTCATGGCCGGCCGACGGCGGAGTACGGCCGGGCAAGCCCTGGCCGGCCAGGGCGCCGCCCCCTTGGGGACCGAGATAGAGCCGGGCCAGATGCCAGTGCTGGCCCTGGCGGGGATCCTGCTGCCGGGCCTGGCGCAAAGCCAGCCGGGCCTGGGCCGCAGCCCGGGGCACCGGGGCGTAGGCAGCCAGCTCGTGGTAGAAATGCTCGGCAAAGGCGGTGGCATCGCTGCCGTAGACCGAGCCATCCCAGCCCAGCACATTGGCGGCACCGGCCCGCACCATCTCCCGGACCAGGGGCTCGGCGCGGCGCCTGCCGTCGCCAGCGGCCTGCGCCTCCTCGGCGGTGCGGCAGGCGGAGAGGAACACCAGGGGCGTCCTCTTCAGATCGCCCAGGAGATCCACCACCTCGGCGGCAGTGGCCGGCGCCAGGTCGCCGGCCTCATCCTCCAGGGCCAGCACATGGCCGAGCCGGGGATGGACATCCCCGTGACAGGACAGGTGCAAGGCCTCGAAGGGGCCGTCCTGGGCCAGGCGCTCCTTCAGAAGCCTGGCCATCCCGCTCTCCTCCACCGCCAGGTGCAGGGGCAGGCGCTCGGTGGCGGCCAGGATCGCCGCCTCCTCGGCCTCGAAATCAAGGGCACTGGCGCCCCGGGGCGCTGCGGCCATGAACAGGAGCTGCAGATCCCGGTGGCGGGGGGCGATGGCCTCCCGGGGCCGGTCGATCCGGCGGGCCACCTCGAAGATCTGCACGGCGTCGTCGGCCAGAAAGCCGTCCCTGTTGGCAAGAAGCTCCCAGGGCGCATCGAGCATGGCGTGGGCCAGGGGCTCGGCCGGGTCATCCACCTGGATGGCCAGCTGCCGGGGAGCAGACGCCCCAATGGGCGGCGATCGGCGCCCTTCTCTCTGGCAGGCGGCGCTCAGGCCAGGGTCAGGCCGCCGATGTAGTCGGCCACGCCGGCGCCCAGGGCCTTGATCACCAAGTGCCGGTGCTGGGCATAGAAGGTGGTGTTCAGGGTCATCTTCTGAGCCGCGGTCCAGAACTGGATCTTCTGGGCGCCCCAGGAGAAGAACAGAAAGCGGCGCCGGGTATCGAGTCCCTGGACATGGAAGGCGCCCATGGCCATCCCCAGGGCGCCGTTGTCCGCCTTCTGCACGGCGCCGATCTGGAAATTGGCGCTGGCGCTGGCCGCGGTTTGGAAATCGAAGAGCCGGATGGTGCTGTCCTCCTCGGCCAGCTCCTCCAGGGCCTTCACCGCGGCGTTCAGCACCGCCAGCTGGTTCTGGGTGGCAATGGCGGTGATGACCGCCAGGGCTGCCTGGTCCATGCGGATCTCGCCCTGGCTCTGGTCGTGCCGGACAAAGGCCAGCTGCTCGGCTGCCCAGCCCAGCCGGTTGAGGATATCCATATACTTGTTGTACCAGGCCTCGGTGTTGGTGAAGCGGTTGAAGGCGCCACTGGCGCCCCGGTGGGCGAGCTGTACCGAGAAGAGGACATCGTCCCGCTCCTGGGGAGAAAGGCCGTCCACAAAGGAGAG is a genomic window containing:
- a CDS encoding ATP-binding protein, which codes for MPSPTPARTLTAAYQQLRFDQALASDDPRFVDTSAARGDFNRQKMIRALMAWRGEGAGQGGSYFLYTGHVGCGKSTELRRLARELHRPDGFSVIMLDTLQRLDPHNLSYPDVLFALAAELLAVLERDGWQVDPIFLHNLETWFAERVEKHDQTRELAAEIRTGAEGRTGIPFLGHVFARLTTSFKVNSTYKQELRTVVKNSFADFARAFNQLIVAADSAIGQIDSGRRVLFIVDGTDRLSREDGKAFFIEDIHQLQLIDSVFVYCAPISLVFDQRSFLPNIYTDLFHLPMIKLSEKTDLADAQPSPAGYEAMRRLILARVERALFDDDATLDYLIRYSGGNPRHLLRLLSYSYTEAEGERFDRRAAEKAVQRYATDYRYQLAAEDFALLQRVDSLDDPSRLSAQERERVGALLYYGALLEYNSFWWRSHPLVRTLPAYLHAQGSGTP
- a CDS encoding CHAT domain-containing protein, whose amino-acid sequence is MDDPAEPLAHAMLDAPWELLANRDGFLADDAVQIFEVARRIDRPREAIAPRHRDLQLLFMAAAPRGASALDFEAEEAAILAATERLPLHLAVEESGMARLLKERLAQDGPFEALHLSCHGDVHPRLGHVLALEDEAGDLAPATAAEVVDLLGDLKRTPLVFLSACRTAEEAQAAGDGRRRAEPLVREMVRAGAANVLGWDGSVYGSDATAFAEHFYHELAAYAPVPRAAAQARLALRQARQQDPRQGQHWHLARLYLGPQGGGALAGQGLPGRTPPSAGHEEQFLDSMRHEVPVAKRWEFVGRRRQAQDILRAFRDGAAGALIHGMGNLGKSSLAARIPSRLTSHAPVVVFRAYDGLTIFDRLLEAVPARERAGIRKTWRQALVDDAAVLADALEDLLTGPLQEHPVLLIIDDLEQILETPRQSDQPSLVRARFRPTLAAVLRAFAKTRSRSRSHLLVTSRYRFTLTDGRGNDLAAGLVPIPLQPMPEGEREKQLRAAVRAEKKEAEKKKKEIVKPAEDLIRRALAAAEGNPGLQAVLVTPPPPCSRLRAPRGTRPSPGGERPTSSTPATSSMKPWPCTRRVCRWRNNWATSTKSPISSTPQPCCACSGGTTRPVACSRSVRISSRPSRSAKSSAGLTT